In a single window of the Desulfovibrio sp. ZJ209 genome:
- a CDS encoding thioredoxin — MEYALGAICVIFLIFLLMESKRKAARIVQAVAVEKSRIADDSGMTASLGVFTPDTQTTVIIGASEELGVFYYRMLRQSKVIIRSRINLANLARVELLVNSQPVAIASGSEQPTTSLRATEIADRTISLFSTDAIRNMQRAGLRVVFFDESGTEKSLEITSLRAEDERHKFERVQLLKTTIWWVAFLQMASRQARQVRARLAPDTPA; from the coding sequence ATGGAGTACGCGCTCGGCGCCATATGCGTCATCTTCCTGATTTTCCTGCTCATGGAGTCCAAGCGCAAGGCCGCGCGCATCGTGCAGGCCGTGGCCGTGGAGAAGAGCAGGATCGCCGACGATTCCGGCATGACCGCGAGCCTCGGCGTCTTCACGCCCGACACGCAGACCACGGTCATCATCGGCGCCTCGGAGGAGCTCGGCGTCTTTTATTACCGCATGCTGCGCCAGAGCAAGGTCATCATCCGAAGCCGCATCAACCTCGCCAACCTCGCCCGCGTGGAACTGCTCGTCAACAGCCAGCCCGTCGCCATCGCCTCGGGCTCGGAACAGCCCACCACTTCGCTCCGCGCCACGGAGATCGCCGACAGGACCATCTCGCTCTTTTCCACCGACGCCATCCGCAACATGCAGCGCGCGGGCCTGCGCGTGGTCTTTTTTGACGAGAGCGGCACGGAAAAGAGCCTCGAGATCACCTCCCTGCGCGCCGAGGACGAGCGCCACAAGTTCGAGCGCGTGCAACTGCTCAAGACGACCATCTGGTGGGTGGCCTTCCTCCAGATGGCGAGCCGCCAGGCCCGGCAGGTGCGGGCGCGCCTTGCGCCGGACACGCCGGCCTGA